The nucleotide window TCATGTAGCTCGTTTGAAGAAAGGTGGGTGATATCATGTCCGTTAATTGCTATTGTCCCTCCTGAAGGCGTCAGCAAGGCACCTGCAATGGATAAAAAGGTGCTTTTTCCAGAACCTGAAGGTCCCATTACTGCGACAAATTCTCCTTGTTTGACACGGAGTGAAACCTCATGCAGTGCAGTGACTGCTGTTTCACCTTCCCCATATACTTTGCTAATGTTTTCAAGTACAAGTTTATCGGTCATACTTCCATCCTCCCAATCGCTTCAATAGCATCTATTTTTGCAATGCGGCGCAACGATAATAGAGCCCCGCCTACCGCTACAGTGATGAGCAGCCCAGAATACTGAAGTAGCATGCTGCCGTTCAGCTCAAACGGTATACTAGCTGGAAGTAAGGCGCTCGTTCCAAAAGTAAGAAGAATGCTCACGATTACAGCTCCGCTCGCAAGTAAAAGAACCTGACCAATCAAATTTTTTGCTAAGTAAGAGGTTTTGGCGCCAATTGCTTTTAATATGCCGAACTGATTTGTTTTTTGCAGTGTAATTACGTAAAAGAACACCGCTTGTACAAATGCTGCAATAATGACCAGAAATGTGATCATCATGGTAAGTGATCCCTGTTCTTCCTTATAGCCAGGAATACCGTTGGTTGCCTCTTCCTTTGTTATCACCTCTACATCTGAAATCTTTGTTTCCAAGGTTTTCTTTATATTAGGAGTTCCCTCTATAACAATTGCATTATAAGAAGGCTTCGTTTGTTTTCCAGTAAGCTTCATTAAGTTTTGGAAGCTTTCATTATCTGTATACAAAACGGGCATATGACTAAACATCTGTCCTTTTGCAAATCCGATGATCTTGACTTGGATCCCACTATCCTCGTTTTTTAATATATCACCAATTTTAACGCCGTTTTCTTTTAAGGATACATCAGCAATGACCTCTTGTTTGCTAACCTGCCCTAAACTTTTTCCTTCTGTGACTGTGGGCATCAGTATACTGTCTGCCTCTGTCCCAAAAACAGTAACATCGATTTTCTTGTTTTGTTTCTCTGTCGTTAGTGTTAGAGTGGTTTGTGTTAATGGGGCGGCTTGTTTCGCATGCTGCTGCACTTCCTCTAATAAAGTGGGTGGGAGTACGGACCTAGCAAGCTTTTGCTCTGCTTGTTTTTGTAGAAGTACATAATCTCCCTTTATATTTTTCATAGCAGATGCGTTATCCAGGGCAAGACCATTCGCCAATCCCGATACAATGAACGTCAGCCATGAGACAAGCAGCATAATACATCCAATTAACAGATAGCGAAATTTTCCGTGCCTTAATTCTCTTATTGCTAAAAACATCTCATTCAACTCCATTTCCTTGTTTGTAGGTAACTTCTCTACAAGAACATGGTAAAAAAAGAACATGAACACAATGTGAACAACTATTTACGTTTGATAAAATCACTAAAAAACGGGACAACACGACCTTGGCCGCTTTGTCCCGCTTTCAGCGTGGAAGTATAACTTGGAAGACAGTACCTTTTCCTACCTCGCTTTGTACTGTAATCGTTCCTTTATGTAGATAGATAATTTTCTTCACGATGGAAAGACCTAGCCCACTTCCACTTTCTTTTCTTGTTCGAGCTTTATCACCTTTATAATATCGATCAAATATATAAGGCATATCCTCTTCATGGATTCCCTGCCCTGTATCTTGTATCGTTACTTGAATAGCAGCTTTGTCCATCATACGAACCGATATGAAAATTGTGCCACCTGATTCTGTAAACTTAATGCTGTTTTGAATCAGATTGAGCCAGACCTGATGCAAAAAGCGCTTGTCACCTTTTATATATGTAGATGGCACATCCATCTCAATTCCCAATTCTTTTTCACGCCAAGACCAGGCGGCAGCATGAATAATTTGTTGAATTTGTTCTCCTATATCAAACGTCGTCCACTCCAATATATCGCGCTCTTTATCCAAAGAAGCTAAAAGGAGCAATTGCTTACTCATAACAGACATGCGCCGGCTTTCTTCCTCTATAATAGCAGCATATTGTTTTCGTTCTTCTTCCGTTACATGCTCCGTGCGCAAAGCATGTGAAAAGCCCTGAATAGAAGTGAGTGGCGACTGAATTTCATGAGAAACATTTGCAACAAATTCTTGTCGCATCTCTTCTAAACGTTGGATACTTTCTGTCATACGTTCAAATGATGTTGCTAATGTTCCAATTTCATCCTTCCGATCAACTGCAAGCTGTATATCATAATCTCCTTGGGCAATTTTCGTCGTTGCTTTCGTTAAAATTTGAATAGGTCTTACAATATATCGTGTGCCAATGAAGATGAACAGCACTGTCAAAATCAAGCTCAGTACCAGTAATTGCGCAAAAAAGATGCGCATTTCTCCAAACTGCAATTCGACATCGGGACGAATAAACAAGGCATATTTGTTGCCATCTATCTCAAAGGGAACACCGATGGTATTAATTAATTCATCATCAAAAAAACCAGTAATGAACAAACGCTTTGGAAAATTCTTAATACCATGATACACTTGTCCGTCTAATACAGTTGCAACGACAGTGTGTGGCAGGTATTTAGTTTTAAACGCACTACCATAGTAAGCATCTTGTCCTCGCTCATTTGTTATATGAATTTGATAACCTGAATGAGCAACAGTCTTGAGATAGTCAGACAGGGAGATACTGGGGAGAGTAGACGCAAACGCTGCAGTTTCTTCGGCAATTTTAGTGATTTTTTTGTCATTGAATGGTTTTAAATACACTTGATAATACGCGTTGGCTAGAAAAAAAGCGAGTAAACTGCTACTAATTAAAATACAGATAGCCGTTAACACAAAGCGAATATATAATGTCTTCAAAAGGCCTTCACCTCTAATTTATAGCCTACTCCCCGAACAGTAGAGATCATAAATGCATGTGTTCGATTAGAAAAGCGTTCCCGTAAACGTTTCACATGTACATCGACGGTACGAGCATCTCCTTCAAAGTCTATTCCCCAAATCAAATCAATTAACTGCTCACGCGTGAACGTCCGTCCTGGGTTACTCGCAAGTTGTGCCAAAAGCTCGAATTCTTTGAGCGGCAATAAGATGGTACTTCCTCCGCATCGTACTTCATAACTTCTTCGATCAATTAACGTATCTCCAACTGTAATAGTATCTGCATGTACAAGTTGATAACGCCGCAACAATGCTTTTACCCGAAATAGCAACTCTTTTGGCTCGAACGGCTTTACCAAATAATCGTCTGTTCCCGCTAAAAATCCCCGCTCTTTATCAAGGAGCTGTTCTTTGGCTGACAAAATGATAACGGGTATATCAAAATGACTTCGAATTTCTGCGCATAACTCATACCCATTTTTATGGGGCATCATAATATCAACGATAGCTAAGTGAATAGTTTCCGTTTCTAAGAGGTGTGAAGCAACGGCACCGTCTTCCGCTTCTAGTAAAAGATAGCCTTCTTGCTGTAAATAATGACGCATTAGCTTACGAATATGTATATCATCATCTGCAATCAATATGTGTATCATTCATTTCACTCCCTATTCCATCCATGCTAGTATTAGCATGTCCTTTACAAAGATAGCACATCATTGTTTCTATGGTACAACATCTTTATGAATAGAAGATGAACAAAACCATACAAAAAAAGAAGAGCATATGCTCTTCTTAAAATGTCGCAATGGCGATAATACCCTCGTCCTCATGAAGCTCCAGTTGCAAACGAGCTGCAAATGGGTCTAGCCCACGTTCCTCTAACCATAAACGAAGTGCTTCGATTAAATTCGCCTTAATTAAAATTTGTGTGCGACCGTTTACTTCCACCTCTGCTGAAAACCCATATTCATCGTCATACATCAGTTCAGCTAAAACATCTGTAGGCGCTACTTGTCTTTTATCTGCAATATACATGCATAATGCATTAATAATTTCTTGCTCAGAAATTTTTACTGCTTCCATGCTTCACGCTCTTTCTGACGTTTTTTCTTATACGCTTTAAATAGCTTGGCTGCAATCATAATGATACCTGCAAATAACATCATATTTATCATAAACGCTAAGACTGTTCCGATTGGACCAAGTCCTGCAAATAAACTACCTAACAATAAACCTCCAAGACCACCAAGTAACAAACCTTTGGCGAAGCTCCCCGCTTTGCTTTTGGGTTTGGTTGTAACCGATGGAGTTGGCTTAGAAGGTGTTGTTTGCTTAATATTAGAGTTTTGGCTTTTATTTGTCGGAACCGTTTGGTTTTGACTTGGTGTAAATGAACGTTTCCCCGATTTATAGCCCTTTGCTGCAGCATAATCTACTGTTGTGAAACTAAGAGCCACAAATGTAAGTGCAAACGCTGTAATCATTGCCATTATTTTGTTACGCATGTGAATGTTCTCCTTATGATGTATTTAGCTTGTCCATCTTAAAACAAGAAAAGTTTTCAAATAACAGCTCGTTTTAAGTTCCTATGAACCTATTATATGAACTTACAGAAAAGAAATCAAGTATAATTTGCTATATTCATATCTACTTTTCATATGACCTTCATCATCACTACTTGCATGAGTGTATCTGTTACATAATACGCTTCATTTTTTTATTATCTTTTGTATGTCACAATTGACTTTCAGCTGTACGCAAACTATGATAAGTTCATAAGAACTTAAAAGAAATGGAGAAACGTTTATGATTACCTTTCTTCTCACTAGAAAAGAAATGGCACACTTACTGTTGTCATTAAAAGGCTGGCACGAAAAACAGCCATTGACGATTATGCAAGAAGCCTGGCGCCGTATACATAAAGAAGAAGCAATTGATTCTCTTCTAGCGGGGGCTACATTATCTCCGGTATTAGAAAAAATCATGCGAACAAAAGAACAGGACATTGGTTTTTCATTGACGGAAATCTCAGCGCTCGGCAATCAAATTGAAAATACAAATTTTTCTCTTACTGCGTTACAAAACTGGGTAAAGCGCGATGTAAAGGAGATGGTTAGTACACCTCAACGTGGTAAAAAATACGCACTGGAGCAAGTGGCACTCTTATTTATAGTCGAGGATTTAAAAACTGCTCTTGATTTTGAATCGATTCGTAAATTGCTTCAATTAATTGTGAATGATCCGGATAACAGAGATGATGATTTAATTAATCCTATTTTTTTGTACGAAGCATACTCATCTTTGTTCGAAGAGCTTACACATGACGATAAGGTATATATAGAAACAGACAAAAGTACCATTGCATGTATTGAAGAGACCATTAAAGCTAAAGCAGCAGAACTGGCTGTGTCTTTTCCAAATACAACCGAAACACAGCGCGAGGCCATTCGGAATGTGATTATTATTGCTACTTTATCCGTTCATACTGCTTATTTTCAAATGATGGCCAAGCGTTATTTATCTGCCACGCTTTTTTTGCAAAATATGCAACTTTCCCAGGATATATAAAAAACACACCGATATGGTGTGTTTTTTATATACGATTTACTTGTCTCCATACGCGCGCCAAACCATCGGTTACTGTATCAATAATATCTGGATCGCGAAAATAACCCGCATGCGACAAAGGATTCCAGCTTGTTAAGAGGTTTCCCACATTAACGGGCTTGTCCGCTGTGACAGCACGCTTGTAGCTCTCATTTACATCTCGGAGCGGATAGGACATCATATCATCCTTGTCATAAAAATTAATCCACTCCCCATGTACCTTTGGATATAAATCAGCCAAAGCAGCAGCTGGGATATTAACCGGGCGGTCAAAGTTATAATAGCGAAGACTCCACAGTGAAAGAGTAGTCCCCATGGTATAAAACAAAGCGAGTGTATCTCCTCGCTCCAGCGGGGAGCTTGGACATACTACTGAATTCGTGCAATTTTTTTGCAAATCATAAAAGTAATTGCTTGCAACAGCCGAGCCGAGGCTATGAGAAATCACACAAAGCGGTGCACGTTCCCCTGCTAGTTCTGAAAGTGCGTGCAGTGTATCACCAATTCTCATATGAATTCGTTCATAGTTATGAGAGCCATCTGACACAGGTTGATATGCAATAGCATCCGCCAAGTATTGCATCAAAAAACGGCGTAACGTTTTATAGCGAAGTTTATGACGAACCACAAGTTTCTCGTATAATTCCTCTTCTTTGGGCGTAAAGATGTCTGCCCAATACACAGGACGCACAATAAGCTGCGTTTCGGCGCTGTCTGTCCATTGTTCAATCTTTTTAGCAAAGCTGTTTTGTAGCTTCATCACCATATCTTCTGCATATTCCTGCTTTTGTGTTCCCATTCCGTGAATGATAGTAGCAGCCACCTTTTGCATACTTATTCCCCCTAAGTATGTATCATTTATTTCTCACATCTTCACAAGAAGAAAACGTATTTACGGGTAGTTTCATAGACATCTATCGCTTGTTTTGGATTAGGACCGTACGATATGTCTTTTATATCGCGTTCACATCCTAGAAGTGTGACAAATAATATGATCATAAAAAGTCTTTTCATTGCGCACGCTTCCATTGCTGCGGCTGTAGAATGAACCGAAGTGATATTTCGTTGAAGCGATCTGGTTGATCGATATTACACACATGACCAGCATCTTTAATGCAAATAAGACTCACATCTTGTTGTCCTTGTACAAGTGCTTTCACAGGTGTGCGAAATAAATAGTCTTCTTCTCCCATTACAAAAAGTGTAGGAATGCCGAAAAAGTCTGTTTGTAGCTTTTTTAAAAATGGCTGCACGGCTTTCGTCAGTGAAAACCACCGAATAAACTCCTTTTGACACATCTTGGCTGCTTGTCTAACAAAAGCATGCCTTGATTCTGTGTGACTTCGCTTTGGCATAATAATCCACGCAAATAAGCGATATAACCACATATAAGGCATAATATACTTGCCAACATGACCTACTGAAAGCAAAAAACTTGTACGGAAATTTAGAGTGACGACAGCCCCTCCTAAAACCATGGAGCGGATGCGCTCTGGGTACTTATGTGCCATCGTTTGAATAACAATTGTTCCAAGAGAAATACCTACAAAGTGCGCACTTTTAATATGTAGGTGATTCAACACTTGTATCACCTCATCAGCTATCTGCACAAACGTATCTCCTTTTTTCCAACTACCTTTTTGCGATTTACCGTGACCTCTTAAATCTATTAATAATACATTAAAGTATTTTTTAAACTCTTTCACCTGTTTATACCAAATGGACGAACTGCCGCCTGCTCCATGAATAAATACGACCCAAGGGCTTTGCTGTTCTGTTGTGTAAGTTCGATAATATAGCATTCATATCCCCCGCTCTCATACGTTGCATGTATCTATCATTCTACATGTTTTAGTAGGGAAGTTCTAGTGAAAATAAGATATGATATATAGTATAAATAAAAAGGTGCTGATTTCTATTACGGAGGGCTTTTCCTGGGCAGTTAGGGAGCAGCCTCAGTGCTGTGTGCCTGCCGGGTCTCTCTTTGACTTGCTTTTTCCGCAGGAGTCTCACTCCCATTAATAAGTGTCAATTAACATCATCGGGCTTTATCATCACCAATAGAAAAGCGGTAGTTGATTGATGTGTCAATTAAACTGCATAGTTAGAAAGAAAGCGAATGGGGGCAAATGGATGGATCGAAAGGTTGCGATTGTAACGGGAGCTTCAAGTGGGTTTGGTTTTTTAACTGCGTTAGAGTTAGCCAAAAAAGGATTTCATGTTATTGCAACAGTAAGAACTATAGAAAAAGGCGCTGCGCTTTTAGAGCAGGCTAACTTACAAAATGTTAAGATTGTTCTCTACGAATTGGACGTGGCCTGTGAGACATCTTTAAAACAGTGGGAATCTTATGTAAGACAGCTACACCGAGTAGATGTACTTGTAAACAATGCTGGGTTTGCTATGGCAGGCTTTACAGAAGAGATATCCATCGCTTCTTATAAAAAACAATTCGAAACCAATTTCTTTGGTGCTATTTCTGTCACACAAGCTGTGCTGCCACTAATGAGAAAAAGACAGAGTGGCTATATTATCAATATGAGCAGTATCAGTGGACTCATTGGTTTTCCCGGTTTATCCCCCTATGTTGCGTCCAAGCACGCTTTAGAGGGTTGGAGTGAAAGCTTGCGTTTGGAGCTTAGGCCATTTGGTATTCACGTTGTCTTAATAGAACCCGGGTCTTTTCAAACCAATATTTGGTCTTCCGGTCGTGAAGTTTCACCTTCACAGCCAGATTCACCGTATTATACGTACATGCAACGATTGGAGCAACACATTTCTGCAGGAAGTTCGTCATTTGGAAATCCTTTAGAAGTCGCACAAAAAATTATACGTATTATAGAAACAACAGATCCGTCCTTACGTTATGGAGTAGGAAAAGGTGTTTCTCTGACGATATGGATAAAAAAGATACTACCTTGGCGCATATGGGAAAAACTCGTCTATCGTCAATTGAAATAAGGAAATTTCCCGTTTCTTATTATTTCCTCGGCAAGCGCAAAGTCTGCTAAAACCAGACAAATTCTATGATTTGTTTTTACATATTATGTACTCATTCGTCATATACTGCGTACAAACAAAAAAACTCTGCACAGTTTACGCCGGTGAGCTGCTTCCGTCAGGACCTGACCCTGTTCCGCGTGTAAATTTGTCAGAGAGGTAATTATATTATAGCTCCGTTATTCTTATTTGCCGATAGCAGGTTCTTGGCAAGTAAACCTGTATTTTCCTTGTCATTTGAATTTTTGGAAACATTCGCGTTATAATAGCAAAGAGTTTGATACATAAAGGAGAATTTCTATGGCGAAAATCCGAGTTTACCAACCAAAAGAAGAACACTTTGAGAGTATTAAAGAGATTATTGATGTGCAAGAAGAAAATCCTTCACCTGAGCTACTTGCAACAATGTACAGCTGTGTACTGGAAACAGAAGAAATGACAATTCCCCCTGCGTATATGGAGGAAGATATTTTAATTGATTCCGTTGAAGGGATGCTCAATGCTTCTCCAAACAAAACAAAACATTTAGGTGCCTATGATGTAATTGCTGTTACAACAAAAGAAAAGCGTTTTAAAATTTTGCTTTTAGAAGATGAAGAATACGAGATTATTTCCGAATAAAAGGGGGCTTATTGCCACCCTTTTTCTTTTAGGAAATCATGTAGCCTTCTGAACATCGCAAGTCTTTCATCTCTAGAAAAGCTAGCATTAGCACCACTTGTAGATGGAATTACAAACACATAACACCCTTCCCATGATTCATTTCCAAAAAATAAACCGTTTTGTATACCAAGTTTTATCTTCTCTTTCTTTTTTCCTGTTGCATGTCGAAAAGCGGTGATGCCGTTAAAACAAATCACTTTGGGTTTGTACGTGATAACAAGAAGCTGAAAGTCAATTGCACCCATCTTGTAATCTTGCGTGTGTAAATCGCCGGATGATCTAGTTGGGCGAGCTACCAGATCTGTAATACCGTAATTCCAGCGAAGGAGCTGTGCTGTTTCCTGGGGCTTGAGTTGATACGGAGTAAGTCCACCTTCAAACAGCCCACGCCAAAATAAATTTGCCGGATTTGCGTAATGATATCCTGTGGTAGCTGAAATACGACCAGGGTTAATGCCACAAAACAATACGGTAATATTGGGTTTAATATAAGTAGGTAACCATTTTTCTTCAAAGGCTTCTTTCATTTTATCCTCTTTCTTTATCTTCTTTTTTAATCAA belongs to Ectobacillus sp. JY-23 and includes:
- a CDS encoding ABC transporter permease produces the protein MFLAIRELRHGKFRYLLIGCIMLLVSWLTFIVSGLANGLALDNASAMKNIKGDYVLLQKQAEQKLARSVLPPTLLEEVQQHAKQAAPLTQTTLTLTTEKQNKKIDVTVFGTEADSILMPTVTEGKSLGQVSKQEVIADVSLKENGVKIGDILKNEDSGIQVKIIGFAKGQMFSHMPVLYTDNESFQNLMKLTGKQTKPSYNAIVIEGTPNIKKTLETKISDVEVITKEEATNGIPGYKEEQGSLTMMITFLVIIAAFVQAVFFYVITLQKTNQFGILKAIGAKTSYLAKNLIGQVLLLASGAVIVSILLTFGTSALLPASIPFELNGSMLLQYSGLLITVAVGGALLSLRRIAKIDAIEAIGRMEV
- a CDS encoding cell wall metabolism sensor histidine kinase WalK; translation: MKTLYIRFVLTAICILISSSLLAFFLANAYYQVYLKPFNDKKITKIAEETAAFASTLPSISLSDYLKTVAHSGYQIHITNERGQDAYYGSAFKTKYLPHTVVATVLDGQVYHGIKNFPKRLFITGFFDDELINTIGVPFEIDGNKYALFIRPDVELQFGEMRIFFAQLLVLSLILTVLFIFIGTRYIVRPIQILTKATTKIAQGDYDIQLAVDRKDEIGTLATSFERMTESIQRLEEMRQEFVANVSHEIQSPLTSIQGFSHALRTEHVTEEERKQYAAIIEEESRRMSVMSKQLLLLASLDKERDILEWTTFDIGEQIQQIIHAAAWSWREKELGIEMDVPSTYIKGDKRFLHQVWLNLIQNSIKFTESGGTIFISVRMMDKAAIQVTIQDTGQGIHEEDMPYIFDRYYKGDKARTRKESGSGLGLSIVKKIIYLHKGTITVQSEVGKGTVFQVILPR
- a CDS encoding response regulator transcription factor; its protein translation is MIHILIADDDIHIRKLMRHYLQQEGYLLLEAEDGAVASHLLETETIHLAIVDIMMPHKNGYELCAEIRSHFDIPVIILSAKEQLLDKERGFLAGTDDYLVKPFEPKELLFRVKALLRRYQLVHADTITVGDTLIDRRSYEVRCGGSTILLPLKEFELLAQLASNPGRTFTREQLIDLIWGIDFEGDARTVDVHVKRLRERFSNRTHAFMISTVRGVGYKLEVKAF
- a CDS encoding YxcD family protein translates to MEAVKISEQEIINALCMYIADKRQVAPTDVLAELMYDDEYGFSAEVEVNGRTQILIKANLIEALRLWLEERGLDPFAARLQLELHEDEGIIAIATF
- a CDS encoding DUF1836 domain-containing protein, which translates into the protein MITFLLTRKEMAHLLLSLKGWHEKQPLTIMQEAWRRIHKEEAIDSLLAGATLSPVLEKIMRTKEQDIGFSLTEISALGNQIENTNFSLTALQNWVKRDVKEMVSTPQRGKKYALEQVALLFIVEDLKTALDFESIRKLLQLIVNDPDNRDDDLINPIFLYEAYSSLFEELTHDDKVYIETDKSTIACIEETIKAKAAELAVSFPNTTETQREAIRNVIIIATLSVHTAYFQMMAKRYLSATLFLQNMQLSQDI
- a CDS encoding chemotaxis protein; this encodes MQKVAATIIHGMGTQKQEYAEDMVMKLQNSFAKKIEQWTDSAETQLIVRPVYWADIFTPKEEELYEKLVVRHKLRYKTLRRFLMQYLADAIAYQPVSDGSHNYERIHMRIGDTLHALSELAGERAPLCVISHSLGSAVASNYFYDLQKNCTNSVVCPSSPLERGDTLALFYTMGTTLSLWSLRYYNFDRPVNIPAAALADLYPKVHGEWINFYDKDDMMSYPLRDVNESYKRAVTADKPVNVGNLLTSWNPLSHAGYFRDPDIIDTVTDGLARVWRQVNRI
- a CDS encoding alpha/beta fold hydrolase; the protein is MLYYRTYTTEQQSPWVVFIHGAGGSSSIWYKQVKEFKKYFNVLLIDLRGHGKSQKGSWKKGDTFVQIADEVIQVLNHLHIKSAHFVGISLGTIVIQTMAHKYPERIRSMVLGGAVVTLNFRTSFLLSVGHVGKYIMPYMWLYRLFAWIIMPKRSHTESRHAFVRQAAKMCQKEFIRWFSLTKAVQPFLKKLQTDFFGIPTLFVMGEEDYLFRTPVKALVQGQQDVSLICIKDAGHVCNIDQPDRFNEISLRFILQPQQWKRAQ
- a CDS encoding oxidoreductase gives rise to the protein MDRKVAIVTGASSGFGFLTALELAKKGFHVIATVRTIEKGAALLEQANLQNVKIVLYELDVACETSLKQWESYVRQLHRVDVLVNNAGFAMAGFTEEISIASYKKQFETNFFGAISVTQAVLPLMRKRQSGYIINMSSISGLIGFPGLSPYVASKHALEGWSESLRLELRPFGIHVVLIEPGSFQTNIWSSGREVSPSQPDSPYYTYMQRLEQHISAGSSSFGNPLEVAQKIIRIIETTDPSLRYGVGKGVSLTIWIKKILPWRIWEKLVYRQLK
- a CDS encoding mismatch-specific DNA-glycosylase produces the protein MKEAFEEKWLPTYIKPNITVLFCGINPGRISATTGYHYANPANLFWRGLFEGGLTPYQLKPQETAQLLRWNYGITDLVARPTRSSGDLHTQDYKMGAIDFQLLVITYKPKVICFNGITAFRHATGKKKEKIKLGIQNGLFFGNESWEGCYVFVIPSTSGANASFSRDERLAMFRRLHDFLKEKGWQ